The Streptomyces achromogenes DNA segment CGCGAGCACTTCCGCTTCCCGGGCCGAGATCGCTGGAGTGGACACCGGGACATTATCCGCGGCGGTCGCCCCGGGGCCGCAGGCGGTCCGGGTCCGCTCCTCGGTCCTGTCCGTCGTCCGGTCCTCCGCGTGTCCTGTCCGTGGTCCGGTCATCTCCGTGTCCTGTCCGCGGTGCTTTCCGTGGTGCTTTCCGTGGTGAGCACGGACGCGGCGGCCACAGCGCTCGGGAGAGGCTGTGACCACGGCGTCCGAGCCCCGGCGGGGACTCCCCGGCGCCGCTCACGATCACCTCACCGACCGCAGGAGCGACCATGACCGGATCGTCCGCACCGGCGTACGAGACCACGGGCCCGCGGCCCGGGCCCTCGGGCGCCGGCCCCCGCCCCCGCGCGGTGCGCCGCCACGACACCGAGCACCGGCTCGCCCACGACGTCGACGTCTGGGTGGCCAGCGCCTCTCCCGAGGGCACACCCCACCTCGTGCCGCTCTCCTTCGACTGGGACGGCCGCACGCTGCTCATGGCCACCCCGGCGGACAGCCCGACCGGCCGGAACCTGGCGGCCTCCCGGACCGCCCGGCTGGCCCTCGGTCACACCCGTGACGTCTGCATGATCGAGGGCGAGGCCGAGGTCCTCGGCATCGACGCCCTGTCGCCGCGGCAGGGCGACCGGTTCGCCGAACGCACGGGCTTCGACCCGCGCACCCTCACCACGGAATACCGCTGGTTCCGCGTCACCCCGCGCCGCGTCCAGAGCTGGCGCGAGGCGGACGAGCTGACCGGCCGAGAGCTCATGCGCGACGGCCGCTGGCTGGCCTGAGCGCCCGCCGCGACACCGTTCCCCCGACCCGAAGTACCGGGCCTCACCAGCGATCTGATTGACCGTCGACCAAGGAGCTCCGTCATGACGAACACCCAGCAGCCCGCCCGCAGCAGCGCCGCCCCCGAGAAGTTCGACGGGTTCACGGACGAGGAGCGCGCCGCGATGAAGGAACACGCCCGGGACCTCAAGACGACCGCGCGCCGCAGCCCGCGCACCGCCAAGGCGGACGGCGAGAAGGACGTGCTGGCGAAGATCGCCGACATGGCGGACGCCGACCGCGTCCTCGCCGAAGGACTGCACCGGATCGTCACGGCGGCCGCCCCGGACCTGGCGCCCAAGCTCTGGTACGGCATGCCCGCCTACGCCAGGAACGGCAAGGTGGTGTGTTTCTTCCAGAGCGCGCAGAAGTTCAAGACCCGCTACGCCACCCTCGGCTTCAGCGACCAGGCGGGCCTCGACGACGACGCCATGTGGCCCACGGCGTACGCCCTGACGAAGCTGGACGCCGCCACCGAATCCCGTATCACCGAGCTCGTCGCGAGGGCGGCGGGCTGACGGGGCTCCCGCCGCGGCGGTCACCGCGCCCTGACCCGGCGGTGGTTCAGCCCCCTTCGCGTTCCACGGGAAGCCACAGCTCGGCGTCGGCCTCGGTCCCGTCCGGCGACGGACGGGTGCGCAGGATCTCGGGGCCGGGACGGCTGCGGTAGGGATTGGCGGGAACCACTCGGTGAACACGTCCCGCCACAGGACCTGGATGGCCTCCGGCACCGGCCCCGAGGCGGTGAAGACCGCCCAGGTGCCGGCCGGGACGTCCAGGCGGGTGGCCCCCTCGGGCACGGCCGCGGAGCGGATCGACCACCCTCGCGCCTACCTGGTGCGGATCGCCGTGAACGCGGCGCTCGCCCACCGGGACGCCGTCGACCGCCGTCGCGAGACCTACGTCGGCCCCTGGCTCCCCGAACCGCTCGTCACGCCACGGCGATGGTGCTCGCGGAGCTCGAGGACGATCCCAGCAGCACGGCCGCGATGCGTACCGTCGAGCGTGCCCGGGCCGCCGTCCACCCATCGAGGGCGCGCGGGCCCAGGTGGGGGGCAACACCGCGATCCTGCTCGACACGCAGAACGCCGCCGCCCACGACTCCGCGGTGATCATTCCCATCGTGCTGGGCATGGTGTTCCTCATCCTGATGCTGCTGCTGCGGGCAGTCGTCGCGCCGCTGCTGCTGATGGCGACGGTGGTCCTGTCGTTCGCAGCGGCCCTCGGGGTCAGCGGCCTGGTGTTCCAGCACGTGTTCGGCTTCGCCGGGACGAAGGCGTCCTTCCCACTGCTGACGTTCGTGTTCCTGGTCGCGCTGGGCATCGACCACAACATCTTCCTCGTCACCCGGGTGCGCGAGGTGACTCTGCTGCACGGCACCCGGCGCGGCGCGCTGACCGGACTGTCCGCGACCGGGGGTGTCATCATGTCGGCCGGGCTCGTGCTGGCCGGCACGTTCGCGGCGATGGCCTCGCTGCCGTTGGTGTTCGCGGCCGAGCTGGGGTTCGCGGTGGCGTTCGGGGTGCTGCTGGACACCGCGGTCGTCCGTTCGGTGCTGGTGACCGCGCTGACGCTGGACGTGGGCCGGTGGATGTGGTGGGCCGGCCGGCTGTTCCGGCGTCAGGACCCGTCGCCGTCGTCCACGGGCGAGCCCGAGCGCGAGCCGCTGCTCCGGAGCACGTGAGGCTCCGGGGCGCGTGAGCACGTGAGGCTCCGGGGCGCGTAAGGCTCCGGGGCGCGCTCCCGGGCACGTGACGGCGGCGGACTGGCCGACCGGGCGCAGGGCGGTCCCCCGGGCGGAGGCTGCTTCCTCTGAGGCTCCTCAAGTCGCTTGGCAGGAGCGGGACAAGGCGGCCACGATGACCGGCATGACGGGACTCGCGGGACTCAGCAGGAAACAGGACGCCGTACTGATCGTCCGGGACTCGGACCTGGTCGCGGCCGCCCTTCGGCAGGCGCTCGCCGAGGCCTCGCCCGAGGAGCGCCCCGGACTGGAACGCGCCGCCGCACTGGTCGGGTCCACCGCCGCCGCCACCGACGGTCAGCTGCGCGCCCGTTGGGTCCGCTCCCGGCTCGCCTCGGCCGGCTTCACCGGCGACCTCGCCTCGGTCTCGGCGGTGAAGGCGCTGCGCAAGGCGGAGCCGGGCCTGAGCCTGCTGGCGGCCGTGCGCCTGCAGAAGGACGCGGTGGCGTTCCCGGAGTGAACGGGAGGCGTCCGGGCGCTGTGCGCGCGGCCGGCCGCCCACCGCTCGCCGGTGGGATCAGCGTGGTGTCCGCCAGGTCATGATCTCGGTGGCCGGAAGACGTTCGGCGAAGCGGCCGTCGGACGCCTCCTGCCGCAGCAGGGCGCGCAGATCCCGCTCGAAGTGGCCCACCCGGTCGCCGAACAGATGGGGCGCGGAGTCGGACCGGGAGAACGCCCACGCCACGATGTCGTCCGCGGTGCGCTCGGCCACGCCGCCGGCCGGCACGACATGCCGCCGGAAGTCCACGAACCCGGCCCGGGCCATGACGAGGTCCTCCCGGTCCGGCGTGCCGTTCACGAGTACTCCGCGTCCGGCGCGGCGCACCGGACCGAGATATCGGCGCACGAGGGCGGCGATCCGGTCGTACTGGGGCGCGGGCGACGGCAGCGGCCTCGGGTCGGGGGGCGGGTTCTCGTGGTCGCTGACGTGGACGAGGAAGCCTCCCGGTTCCAGCATCCGCAGCACCGTGGCGGCGACGCGGTCCCGGTCGGTCCAGTGGAAGGACTGGGCGAACACCACCGCCCGGAACTCCCCGAGCCCCGCCGGCAGGTCCTCGGCACGGGCGGCCACCCAGCGGGCGGCGACGCCGTGCCGGCCGGCCCGGCGTTCGGCCTCGGCCAGCATGTCCTCGTCCGGGTCGACGCCCACCGCCTCGGCGAAGCGGGGCGCGAGGGCGAGCAGCACGGTGCCGGGGCCGCAACCCACGTCGAGGAGTCTGCCCCGGCCGTCCAGACCGAGGGCGTCGGCGACGGTCTCGGCGAAGCCCGGAGCGTACGGGAGTCGGCCCCGCTCGTAGTAGGCCGCGCTGCCCCGGAACAGAGAGCTGTCCCATTCCCACCCGTCAGGCATCCCGTCGCCTCGCCGCCCGCCTCGCGGACTCCGGCGTCACGGGCGGGAACCCTCCGCCGTGGCGGGCTTCGCGCGGTCGCCCTGTCCCGTCCGTCATGACCGGCAAGGTATCCGAGGTGTCACGCTCCCGGCACCGATGTGCGCCTTCCACCGCCCGTCAGCGGCAGTTCCCGCGTGCGCGGGCGCGTTCCGTCACGCGCCGTCGGGCGGTCACCGCGGGGCGCGGGGGCCGGGGTGACGTCGACGGGCCCGGCCGTGAGGAGGCGTCAGCGGCGGCCGCGCAGCCGGGCGAGGAGGCCGCGCGCCTGGGCGCGGCGGCGCGGGTCGGTCGCGGCACGGCGTGCCTGCTCGATCGTGCGCTGCCCCTGAGGGCTGCGGGCGAACGTCTTGATGCGCTGGATGAGGCTCATCGCTCTGCTCCCGTGGGATCCGTCGACGTCGTTCGTCTTCTCGGCTCAGTCCTACCCCCGAACGGGTCGAACAGGCCGGTCGGAAGCCGGATCACGCGCACCGTGCCGCCGGGGCCACTCTCAGGCCGCGCGTCACCGGGGCGACCGGGGTGCGGACGGGTACGGACGTCGCCCGTGCGGCCGCGGGGGCGGTGCGGGCCGGCTGGACCCGGTAGGTCGTCTTCGCCGGGTCGGCGACGGGCTCGCCGAGCGTGATGCGTCCGGCGGCGTGCAGCGCGTCGCACTCGGCGCGGGACAGGGCGACGTAGCAGCCTCCCCGGCCGCTTCCCGCGTCCAGCGGCCGCCAGTAACCGTAGATGCGCCGGCCGTTCGCGTGCTCGGTGACGAAGACGGGGGTACGCGGGTCGGAGACGATGCGCAGGATGTCGGCGCCGGCACGGCTCAGCGGCTCCGTGGGGCGGGAGGGCGCCTTCCGCGCGACGGTCCCCGCCCCGCGCTCGTCCGGGAGGGGCAGACGTGGTGCCGCGGCTGGCCGGCGATTGGCGGTGGTCGGCATCATCGGTGACCTTTCCTGGACGGGGACTGGAGACCGCCTACCCGGCGAGCCGGAGTTGATCTCTCTCCGGAGGCATCCTTCATCACACCACTGACAACGGGCTGTCCCTCAAGCGCCGTCCCCCTTGCGGTGCCTGACGGATCCTCACGGTGTCAGGAGAAGAACCCCCGCGGCGCGGGCAGGCCCGGCGTGAAGGAGGACGGCGCGCTCATGACCCGGTCGAGGTCGCGGCGGATGCGTTCGGCCTCGCCGCGCACCTGTGCGGGCACATCACCTCGTTCGCTGACGAGACGGTGGTAGATCGGGGTGTCGTCGAAGACGGGGGTCACCGAGGAGGCTCTTCTTTCGGGTCGAACCGGCGCTTACGGGCAGTCGCCTGACGGCCCGGCAGCGGAACCGCCGAACGGCGACATCATCGTATTGTCCCCGATGCGCCGCGGTGCGCGCGACACGGGGCCCCGTGGAGGACCGTGCGACGCCGGGCGCGGCAGGCTTCCGGCGTCACCAGGGCAGCGGGTTCTCCGCCGCGCAGGCCCGGCCGGCCAGGCCTTCCAGGGAGCCCGGCGCCGACCGGGCCCGCAGCAGCTGCGCGACGACCGCGGTCGTGGCGCGGTGCCAGTCGGCGCCGCGCCGGAGCATCGCGTGGTCGCCCCCGCGAACGAGGGCGAGACCGGCCTGCGCGTCTGCCTGCCGCGCCCGCCGCACGTACTCCGCGGACGCCCCGGGGTCGGTGACCCGGTCCCGGTCGCCGTGCAGGACGACGATCCGCGTCCCGGCGAGGTGGTCGACGGGTTCGCCGGGCGGGCACCACGGCGCCAGCGCCAGCACACCGTGCACCGCCGGGTCGGCGGCCGCGCGCAGGGCGGCCCGGCCCCCCATCGAGTGACCGACCAGGATCACGGGCACCTCGCCGGCGAGACGCCGCAGCTCGTCGAGGGCCCGTGCCGCGTCGTCCACCGGGTCCGCGGTGGCGTTCCAGCCCTGGAAGCGGTAGCGCACCTCGCCGAAGAGGACGTCCCGGCGGTCCGTCGAGGCGACGGCCGCCCGCAGGACGGGGCGCATGCGCAGGGCGGCCGCGTGCCAGGCCTTCGACGTCGTGCGGCTGTGCTCCCGGCCGCCGTGCAGCATCAGCACCGCGGCCCCGGCCGGCGCCGTCGGCCGGCGCCTCACCGCCAACGCGGCCCCGGGCGCCACGACCGTCCCCTTCGCGCCCGCTCCCCTTGTGCCCGTTCCCTTGTCGCCCACTGCCCCGCCGCCTCCCGCAGCTCGCCCCGGACCGCCACGGACGTCCCGGGACACCTCCCGGCCCGGTCCGGCGGACACGGCCGAGGATGTCAGAGACAGCCGGGGTCCGCAGGAGCGACGGCTCGCCCCCGACGGACGGGGGGCCGCCCGGGCGCGGGCTCCCCGGTCTGCCCGAGGGCGCCGTCGGCCCTGGCCCGCTCCCGGGTGCGGGCCACCGCGGCACGCATCACGGGGCGGACCTCGTCGGGCAGGCGGCCGCACTCCACCCAGCGCAGCACCAGCTCGGCGACCTCGCGCAACTTGATGTTGGTGTGCTGGGAGACCTGTTTCAGCACGTCCCAGCTTTCCTGCGGCGGAAGCCGGCACACCGCCGCGACCACACCGATCGCCTGATCGATGACCGCGTGCGAGGTCAGGGCATGACGGAGTTGTTCCACCTCTTGCTCGAGCGCGGCCACTCTCCGTACGAGTTCGTCGTTTTCCGACATGCGAGGTCGCTTTTCCTCCTCAGCCTCCGACAGTCGCCTGTCCGCAGACGAAGGCCCGGGTCGTCGTGACGTCCGCGAGAGTGACGTCGTCACCAGCCTGGGCCCCCGGCCCGGTCCCCCGCGATCCCGTAAACGAACGACATCGAGGGCGGCAGTCCGCACAACGAAAAAACACACACTCCGCGCGTCCCCCACAGGCATCGCGAACCGTGCGCGGGGCAGATGCAGGCCGAGAGGGGCAGATCGCTCCGTGGCGAGGAGATCCGGGCGCATGCACACGCTCACGTTCGACAGTGACGACCTCGAGCTGACGGAGGAATTCCTCAGCCGCGCCTACGCCGACATGCGCATCGGCAGCAGCACCCCGGAGACCGGCAGGGCGCGGATCAGCCGCGGGGACCTCGGCCCGGTCACGGTCGACGAGCTCGATCTCGACTTCGACATGAGCTACGCCGTCACGCCGCTGGGCCGGATCTGTCTGTGCGTGGTCCACGAGGGCACGATCCGCGACCATGTCTACCCAGGGGTGGAGGACTCCTTCGGCCCAGGGGACGTGGTGTCCTTCGCGCCGCCGACGCAGTCCTACGCGGGCCGCGTCTGCCGTGCCCGCTACAACATCACCATGCTGGACACCGATCTGCTGACCCAGGTGGCCGCCACCGCGGGAACCGCGCTCACCGAGCCCGTCCGGCTGACCGGGCACCGGCCGCACTCCCCCGAAGCGGGCAGACGCCTGCGGGACACGATCTCCTACGTACGCGACCACATCCTGGCCGACCCGGCGCTCGCCGAGCAGCCGCTGATCGCGTCCACGGCGTCCCAGCACCTGGCCGCGAGCGTGCTCGCCGCGTTCCCCAACACGGCGCTGACCGACCCCGCGGCCGCCGACCGGCGCGACGCGCATCCGGACATGCTTCGCCGCGCGCTGGCGTACATCGACGACCACGCCGACCAGCCGATCACCGTGGCCGACATCGCGGGCGCGGCGCACGTCACCGTCCGAGCCCTCCAGTACGCCTTCCGCCGCCACCTGGACAGCACCCCGCTGGCGTATGTGCGCCGCGTCCGGCTGTCGCACGCGCACCGGGACCTGCTGGCCGCCGCCCCGCACGAGGGGGCGACGGTCACCGGCATCGCGGCCCGCTGGGGCTTCCACCACCCGGGCCGCTTCGCCGCGCTCTACCGCGAGACCTATCTGCGCAGCCCGGGCCGGACCCTCCAGGGCGGCTGACCCGGGGCGGCCGACCCGGGCCGGGCCGACCCGGGTCGTCGTACCGCGGGCCCGTCAGGCGGCCGGGACCGCCCGGTCGGGCGGTCCCGGGTCAGCGGGCGGCGAGCAGTTCGAGGGTGTCGATCACGCGGTTCGAGAACCCCCACTCGTTGTCGTACCAGGCGACCACCTTGACGTGGCGTCCGTCGACGCGGGTGAGGGCCGAGTCGAAGATCGACGACGCCGGGTTGCCGGTGATGTCCGACGACACCAGCGCGTCCTCCGAGTACTCGAGGACGCCGGCCAGCGGCCCCTCGGCCGCGGCACGGTAGGCCGCCAGCACCTCGTCGCGCGACACCTCGCGGGCGACGGTCGTGTTCAGCTCGACGATCGACCCCACCGGGACCGGCACCCGGATCGAGTCGCCGGACAGCTTGCCGTCGAGGTTCGGCAGCACGAGCCCGATCGCCTTGGCCGCGCCCGTCGTGGTCGGGACGATGTTGACGCCGGCCGCACGGGCGCGGCGCGGGTCGCGGTGCGGGCCGTCCTGCAGGTTCTGCTCCTGCGTGTAGGCGTGCACGGTCGTCATGAAACCGTGCTCGATGCCGGCGAGACCGTCGAGGACGGCCGCCAGCGGGGCGAGCGCGTTGGTGGTGCAGGACGCGTTCGAGACGATCGTGTGCAGCTCGGGGTCGTAGGCGTCGGTGTTGACGCCGTAGGCGAGGGTGACGTCGGCGCCGTCCGAGGGCGCGCTGACGAGCACCTTGCGCGCGCCCGCGTCGAGGTGGGCGCGCGCGGCCTTCGCGGAGGTGAAGCGGCCGGTCGCCTCCAGCACGATGTCGACGTCGAGCTCGGCCCACGGCAGCTGCGCCGGCTCGCGCTCGGCGAGCACCTTGATACGGCGGCCGTCGACGACGAGGGCGCCGTCCTCGACGGTGACCGGGCGGCCGAGCCGGCCGGACGTGGAGTCGAAGGCCAGCAGCCGCGCGAGGGCGGTGGGCTCGGTGAGGTCGTTGACGGCGACGATCTCGAGGTCGCTGTCGCGTTCGAGGAGCGCACGCAGCACGTTGCGTCCGATGCGGCCGAATCCGTTGACGGCGATGCGAGTCATGAGTGGTGTCCCTTCGGTTCGCCACCAGCCTCGCGCGGCGCGGGTGCCGTCGGCCACGGCGTGAGCGCCATGGTTCGAAAGGATCCCGCCAGCCGCGCGGAGGGCTCGGCCCACCGCTACTCGCCCCGGGTGAAGGTGCGCCGGTATTCGCTCGGCGTGGTGCCGAGGATCTGCTGGAAGTGCGTCCGCAGGTTCGCGCCGGTGCCGAGCCCGACGTCGTTCGCGATCTGCTCGACCCCGCGCTCGGAGCGCTCGAGCAGCTCACGGGCTGCGTCGATACGGGCACGCATGATCCACTGCATCGGCGTGTACCCGGTGTCCTCGACGAAGCGCCGCGAGAAGGTGCGCTCGGAGACCGCCGCGTGGCGGGCCATCGCCTCGAGGGTCAGGGGTTCGTCGAGCCGGTGCAGGGCCCACTCGCGGGTGGCGGCGAACCGCTCGCCCAGCGGCTCCGGCACGCTGCGGGGCACGTACTGCGCCTGTCCGCCGCTGCGGTAGGGGGCCGCGACCAGCCGCCGGGCCGCGTGGTTGGACGCCGCCACGCCGAGGTCGCGGCGCAGGACGTGCAGGCAGAGGTCGATGCCGGAGGCGGCCCCGGCCGAGGTGAGCACGCTGCCCTCGTCGACGAAGAGGACGTTCTCGTCGACCCGGACACGCGGATGCCTCGCCGCGAGCGCCCGCGCGTAGTGCCAGTGCGTCGTGGCGCGCCGGCCGTCGAGCAGACCGGTGGCGGCGAGCGCGAAGGCGCCGGTCGAGATGGCGGCGAGCCGGGCGCCGCGGGCGTGGGCGGCGATCAGCGCGTCGACGACGGCCTTCGGCGGGTCGTCGCGGTCCGGGAACCGGTAGCCGGGGAGGAAGACGACGTCGGCCCACTCGAGCGCCTCCAGACCGTGGGCGACGTGGTACGACAGTCCGTCGCCGCCGCTCACCGGTCCGGGCGCCGCACCGCAGACCCGGACCTCGTACGGCATGCTCGCGCGGGTCGTGAACACCTGCGCCGGGATGCCGACGTCGAGGGGCTTCGCTCCGTCGAGCACGAGGACGGCGACGCGCCGGAGGCGGGAGGAGGACATTCGCCACAGGGTACGGGGCGGGCGCCGGGGCGCGTCCGCCGCGCCCCGGCGCCCGGGGATGTCGGAGGGCATCACGGAGGCGTCAGGGAGGCTTCACGGGGAGGCGAGCTGCTGCGGGCTTGGCGGTGAACACGCCCGAGGCCGTGCCCGTATGCCTCTCCGACGGTTCGTGGAAAGGCGCGGTGTTCACGTGACAGCTCATTCTCCCCACTCCGGTCACCGCAGGCGTCATAACCGGACCCCGCTGATCGTCGCCGCCGCGGCCGGCGTTCTCGCGGTCACACTGGTGGCGCAGGTCGCCCTCGCGAGCGGAGAACGGGGGGCGGCCGCCGAACAGGCCGGAGCCCGCGTCCTCGCCGTACCGCCGGTCGCGGGCGAGGTGCGGCTGACCGCGACCCGGCGGGTCACCGGCGTCCTCGACGGCGGGCTGACCCGGTTCACCGCAGCGGGCGCCCTGGCCAGGGACGCTCGACAGGCGGGCCGCTCACCGCTGTTCGAGCTGGCCGACGGCACCGTCCTCAAGAACGTCGTCCTGGGCGCTCCCGCCGCCGGCGGCGTGCGCTGCCTGGGCAGTTGCACCCTGGAGAACGTGTACTGGGAGGACGTCGGCGAGGACGCGGCCACCTTCGTCGGCAGGTCCCCGGACGCCGTGTACACCGTCAGCGGCGGCGGTGCCGCCGACGCGGCGGGCACGGTGTTCCGGTTCGACGGGGCGGGCACGTTGACCGTGCGCGACTTCGCCGTGGCCGGCTTCGGGGAACTGGTGCGCTCCTGCGGCGACTGCGGTGCGCAGTTCCGGCGGGACGTGGTGCTGGAGAACGTCACGGCCACCGCTCCCGGCCGCGAACTGGTCGGCGTCAACGGCAACTTCGGTGACACCGCCCGGCTGAGCGGTGTCACCGTGGTCGGCGACCCGGGTCGGGACATCGTGCCCTGCCAGAAGTTCGAGGGGGTCACCACCGGCGACCCGGCGAAGCTGGACGCCGGACCCGACGGAGTCAACTGTCTCTTCGAGGAGTCCGACGTCACCTTCCGGTGACCACGCGGTCACGGCCCGCCGGTCCCGGTCACCCGGTCACCCGGTCACAGCTTGGCGCCGAAGTTCTGCGTCCACCACGGTCCGCCGGCGCCGTCGTGGATGCCCACGCCGATGTTCTTGAAGTCGCAGTTGAGGATGTTGGCACGGTGGCCGGGACTGTTCATCCAGGACGTCATCACCGACTGCGCCGACTGCTGCCCCTTGGCTATGTTCTCGCCGTACGTGGACCAGCGGTAGCCGGCGGCGGTGATGCGTGCTCCGGGGTCGGCGCCGTCGGGGTTGGTGTGGTCGAAGAAGTCGCGGGCGGCCATGTCGTCCGAGTGCCCCTGGGCGGACTTGCGCAGCAGCGGGTCCCCCGTGAGGGGACCACAACCCGCGGCCGCCCGTTCCTTGTTGACCAGGGCGATCACCTGACTCTCACGGTCGGACGGACCCGTCTGCGTGAACGGCGTCTTCGAGGCGGACCGCCGCGCGCCGGCGGCCGGCTTCGCCGGCGCCTTCGCCGAGGCGCTGCGCGAGGCGCGGGCGCTCGGCGAGGCGCTCGCGGCCGGTGACGTCGACGCCGACGCCGACGGCGAGGCGGAGACCGACGGGGACGGCGAGGGCGACGGACTCGTGCGGTCGGCGTCCGGGGAGGGCCGGTCGGAGACCAGGGCGTCGTTCGCGGGCTGCACCGCGGTGCTCTCCCCCGAGCCCGTCCCCGGCTGCGTCCCGAAGTAGTAGAGCCCGCCGCCCGCCACGCACGCGGCCACCACCGCTCCGCCGACCGCCCGCCGCCGCGTGCGCCGCCGCCGGCGGGCCGCGGTGCGGGAGACCGTGCGATCACCGGAGGCGCGACGGGACGGCCGCACGATCACGGCGGGATCCCCGTCCGCGGACGCCGGGGTGGCCGAGGCGGCCAGGGCGACGGTGTCGGCGGTGCCGGGGGCCTTCGCCAGGATCGCTGACGACACCGCGACCAGCGCCAGCCCGGCCAGCAGTCCCTCCGCGGGCAGCAGTCCGCTCCACAGGCCCGAGCACCGGGCGCAGCCGCGTGCGTGCCGGGCTATGCGCTTGCGCCACAGCGCCGAGGGCCGGCCGTCGAAGTCCGCGAGGGCGCCCCGCAGTTCCTCGCACGGCGGTTGCGCGTCCAGCGCCCGCACCACCACCCGCGCGGCCTCCAGCTGCGCCTTCATCCGCTGCACGCGTACGGCCGTGTGCTGCGTTGTCAGCGTCAGGGCGTCGGCGATCTCGGCGCGGGTCAGCTCGCCGGCGCACTCCAGCCACCACAGGGACAGCAGGCCGCGGTCGTCGGGCTCCAGCCAGCGCGTGGCGCGCGCGGTCTCCTGCCGCTGGCCGGACAACTGCAGCTGCACGATGGTCAGGTCCACGAAGTCGGCGCCCGGATCGGCCACCTCGTCGGCCTCCTCCATGCCGCCCTGCGCGGGCTGGAGGCGGTTGAAGTGCGCGCGGACCTGGTTCATCGCGATGGCCACCAGCCAGGAGCGGAAGCTCTCGGGCGACCTCAGCGTGCTGAGCGAGTCGAGGGCGCGCAGCATGGTGTCCTGCACGACGTCGTCCACGTCCACCGAACCGTTCAATGCCCGGCCCACGATGTTGTAGACCAGCGGGAGGTAGGCGCCGACGAGCGCGTCCTGAGCCGCCTGGTCGCCCGCCCGGGCGGCCCTCACCAGCTCCGTGGCGTCCACCGTGTGCCGTTCGCTCATTGCTGCTTCCCTGTCCTCGACTCCGAACGATGCTGTCCCTCGCTTCGGGGATCACCGCGGGAGCACCGGATAACGGTTCTTCGGAAAAACGTGCGAGGAGAGAGTCGCCGCTGTGGCGGCGCCGCGCAATGGAGGCGGTCACATCGCGGCCGCGTGACGGATCGGCGAGGAGTGCCCGGCACCGATGGACAAATGAAGTCAGGCCGGTGCACATCGGACTGACGGTCGGCGAGGGCGTC contains these protein-coding regions:
- a CDS encoding class I SAM-dependent methyltransferase: MPDGWEWDSSLFRGSAAYYERGRLPYAPGFAETVADALGLDGRGRLLDVGCGPGTVLLALAPRFAEAVGVDPDEDMLAEAERRAGRHGVAARWVAARAEDLPAGLGEFRAVVFAQSFHWTDRDRVAATVLRMLEPGGFLVHVSDHENPPPDPRPLPSPAPQYDRIAALVRRYLGPVRRAGRGVLVNGTPDREDLVMARAGFVDFRRHVVPAGGVAERTADDIVAWAFSRSDSAPHLFGDRVGHFERDLRALLRQEASDGRFAERLPATEIMTWRTPR
- a CDS encoding ANTAR domain-containing protein, with the translated sequence MSENDELVRRVAALEQEVEQLRHALTSHAVIDQAIGVVAAVCRLPPQESWDVLKQVSQHTNIKLREVAELVLRWVECGRLPDEVRPVMRAAVARTRERARADGALGQTGEPAPGRPPVRRGRAVAPADPGCL
- the gap gene encoding type I glyceraldehyde-3-phosphate dehydrogenase, with protein sequence MTRIAVNGFGRIGRNVLRALLERDSDLEIVAVNDLTEPTALARLLAFDSTSGRLGRPVTVEDGALVVDGRRIKVLAEREPAQLPWAELDVDIVLEATGRFTSAKAARAHLDAGARKVLVSAPSDGADVTLAYGVNTDAYDPELHTIVSNASCTTNALAPLAAVLDGLAGIEHGFMTTVHAYTQEQNLQDGPHRDPRRARAAGVNIVPTTTGAAKAIGLVLPNLDGKLSGDSIRVPVPVGSIVELNTTVAREVSRDEVLAAYRAAAEGPLAGVLEYSEDALVSSDITGNPASSIFDSALTRVDGRHVKVVAWYDNEWGFSNRVIDTLELLAAR
- a CDS encoding iron chaperone produces the protein MTNTQQPARSSAAPEKFDGFTDEERAAMKEHARDLKTTARRSPRTAKADGEKDVLAKIADMADADRVLAEGLHRIVTAAAPDLAPKLWYGMPAYARNGKVVCFFQSAQKFKTRYATLGFSDQAGLDDDAMWPTAYALTKLDAATESRITELVARAAG
- a CDS encoding helix-turn-helix transcriptional regulator, with product MHTLTFDSDDLELTEEFLSRAYADMRIGSSTPETGRARISRGDLGPVTVDELDLDFDMSYAVTPLGRICLCVVHEGTIRDHVYPGVEDSFGPGDVVSFAPPTQSYAGRVCRARYNITMLDTDLLTQVAATAGTALTEPVRLTGHRPHSPEAGRRLRDTISYVRDHILADPALAEQPLIASTASQHLAASVLAAFPNTALTDPAAADRRDAHPDMLRRALAYIDDHADQPITVADIAGAAHVTVRALQYAFRRHLDSTPLAYVRRVRLSHAHRDLLAAAPHEGATVTGIAARWGFHHPGRFAALYRETYLRSPGRTLQGG
- a CDS encoding alpha/beta hydrolase; this encodes MAPGAALAVRRRPTAPAGAAVLMLHGGREHSRTTSKAWHAAALRMRPVLRAAVASTDRRDVLFGEVRYRFQGWNATADPVDDAARALDELRRLAGEVPVILVGHSMGGRAALRAAADPAVHGVLALAPWCPPGEPVDHLAGTRIVVLHGDRDRVTDPGASAEYVRRARQADAQAGLALVRGGDHAMLRRGADWHRATTAVVAQLLRARSAPGSLEGLAGRACAAENPLPW
- a CDS encoding pyridoxamine 5'-phosphate oxidase family protein — encoded protein: MTGSSAPAYETTGPRPGPSGAGPRPRAVRRHDTEHRLAHDVDVWVASASPEGTPHLVPLSFDWDGRTLLMATPADSPTGRNLAASRTARLALGHTRDVCMIEGEAEVLGIDALSPRQGDRFAERTGFDPRTLTTEYRWFRVTPRRVQSWREADELTGRELMRDGRWLA
- a CDS encoding GlxA family transcriptional regulator — protein: MSSSRLRRVAVLVLDGAKPLDVGIPAQVFTTRASMPYEVRVCGAAPGPVSGGDGLSYHVAHGLEALEWADVVFLPGYRFPDRDDPPKAVVDALIAAHARGARLAAISTGAFALAATGLLDGRRATTHWHYARALAARHPRVRVDENVLFVDEGSVLTSAGAASGIDLCLHVLRRDLGVAASNHAARRLVAAPYRSGGQAQYVPRSVPEPLGERFAATREWALHRLDEPLTLEAMARHAAVSERTFSRRFVEDTGYTPMQWIMRARIDAARELLERSERGVEQIANDVGLGTGANLRTHFQQILGTTPSEYRRTFTRGE
- a CDS encoding cell envelope biogenesis protein OmpA, whose amino-acid sequence is MMPTTANRRPAAAPRLPLPDERGAGTVARKAPSRPTEPLSRAGADILRIVSDPRTPVFVTEHANGRRIYGYWRPLDAGSGRGGCYVALSRAECDALHAAGRITLGEPVADPAKTTYRVQPARTAPAAARATSVPVRTPVAPVTRGLRVAPAARCA
- a CDS encoding pectate lyase, whose translation is MTAHSPHSGHRRRHNRTPLIVAAAAGVLAVTLVAQVALASGERGAAAEQAGARVLAVPPVAGEVRLTATRRVTGVLDGGLTRFTAAGALARDARQAGRSPLFELADGTVLKNVVLGAPAAGGVRCLGSCTLENVYWEDVGEDAATFVGRSPDAVYTVSGGGAADAAGTVFRFDGAGTLTVRDFAVAGFGELVRSCGDCGAQFRRDVVLENVTATAPGRELVGVNGNFGDTARLSGVTVVGDPGRDIVPCQKFEGVTTGDPAKLDAGPDGVNCLFEESDVTFR